The Paraburkholderia sp. SOS3 genome includes a region encoding these proteins:
- a CDS encoding FMN-dependent NADH-azoreductase, translating to MSHTLLVTASPRGTDSLSTRFATEIADGIVARSGGPLTVRDLAANPPPHITSAYIQGRITSPEDRTSEQSEAVKVAQELVDELKVANVIVLGSGMINFGLPSQLKAWFDHVTWPRVTFGYGDTGPTGLLTGKKVYLVTAAGGVFSEGAWASFDFQTNYLLHLLGFIGLTDVEVVRVEGTVLGTDAVKAAIANAETAIKALLAEAA from the coding sequence ATGAGCCACACCCTCCTTGTCACTGCCAGCCCGCGCGGGACTGACAGCCTTTCCACCCGTTTTGCCACCGAAATCGCCGATGGCATCGTGGCCCGCTCGGGCGGCCCGCTGACCGTGCGCGACCTCGCCGCGAATCCGCCGCCGCACATCACATCCGCCTACATCCAAGGCCGGATCACGTCGCCCGAAGATCGCACATCGGAACAGAGCGAGGCGGTGAAGGTCGCGCAAGAGTTGGTCGATGAGTTAAAGGTCGCCAATGTGATCGTGCTCGGTTCGGGCATGATCAACTTCGGCCTGCCCTCACAGCTCAAGGCGTGGTTCGATCACGTCACCTGGCCACGCGTCACTTTCGGCTATGGCGACACCGGTCCGACAGGGTTGCTGACCGGCAAGAAGGTCTATCTCGTGACCGCCGCGGGAGGTGTGTTCTCGGAAGGCGCCTGGGCATCGTTCGACTTTCAGACCAACTATCTGCTGCACCTGCTTGGTTTCATCGGCCTGACCGACGTTGAAGTGGTGCGTGTCGAAGGTACTGTTTTAGGCACCGATGCGGTGAAGGCCGCCATCGCCAACGCCGAAACGGCCATCAAAGCCTTGCTGGCGGAGGCTGCGTGA
- a CDS encoding SDR family oxidoreductase: MAGEKTIALFGATGPTGTHIIEEALKQGYNLSVYTRDARKLESFAGKVEIVVGNLQDQSAIAKCVQGADAVISALGPNSLKAQGDKPIMHGLTNIIAAMKHAGVRRLIQISTAAYRDPKDGFAFKPHAFALLFKVIARKGYEDIKATGELVANSDLDWTLVRIPNLKDGPAYGDVDVGWYGKAKLSMKLSRGNLAKFLVDQMTDRKFVRAAPGIANH; this comes from the coding sequence ATGGCCGGGGAAAAAACCATCGCGCTGTTCGGTGCGACCGGGCCGACCGGAACGCACATCATCGAGGAAGCTTTGAAGCAGGGCTACAACCTGTCGGTCTATACGCGCGACGCAAGGAAACTCGAGTCGTTCGCGGGAAAGGTAGAGATCGTTGTCGGCAACCTGCAAGACCAGAGTGCCATTGCGAAGTGCGTCCAAGGTGCCGATGCAGTCATTAGCGCCCTTGGTCCCAACAGTCTCAAGGCGCAGGGCGATAAGCCTATCATGCACGGCTTGACCAACATCATCGCCGCGATGAAGCACGCAGGCGTGCGCCGTCTTATCCAGATTTCTACGGCTGCCTATCGCGATCCCAAGGATGGCTTTGCGTTCAAACCCCATGCGTTCGCGCTGTTGTTCAAGGTTATCGCGCGCAAGGGATATGAGGACATCAAGGCGACTGGCGAATTGGTCGCCAATTCCGACTTGGACTGGACACTGGTACGCATTCCGAACCTGAAGGATGGCCCTGCCTATGGCGATGTGGATGTCGGTTGGTATGGAAAGGCCAAACTCAGCATGAAGCTCTCCAGAGGCAATCTTGCGAAGTTCCTGGTTGACCAGATGACCGACAGGAAGTTCGTGCGTGCCGCACCAGGCATCGCTAATCATTGA
- a CDS encoding oxidoreductase, translated as MSGFTNADVPDQSGKTFIVTGANTGIGFEIASALAARRGRVLIGCRDEAKAEAAISRIRLKTLEANLAFLPLDLADLASVRNAAKLAEKEARIDALINNAGVQGPKLKHTAQGFELTFGVNHLGSFALTALMLPKLTETSGSRIVVTSSGLHKDAKIEWDDLNAEKSYKWMPRYAASKLANLLFIFELDRRLRAAGTPVTAVACHPGLAGTSLARDSWWGNIAMSLIGLCFNTPAQGAWGALQAATGQIKSGGYYGPTKISGLRGPSGECTPSQDARNPELARRLWDVSVQLTGIDAELPSNS; from the coding sequence ATGAGCGGATTCACTAATGCCGATGTACCCGATCAATCGGGAAAGACCTTTATCGTCACCGGCGCCAATACCGGCATAGGCTTTGAAATAGCGAGTGCGCTGGCGGCGCGGCGAGGCAGGGTGCTTATCGGGTGCCGCGATGAGGCAAAAGCGGAAGCTGCTATTAGCCGGATTCGTCTGAAGACCCTTGAAGCGAATCTCGCATTCCTGCCGCTTGACCTCGCAGACCTGGCGAGCGTGCGCAACGCAGCAAAACTGGCCGAAAAGGAAGCGCGCATCGACGCGCTCATCAATAATGCGGGCGTGCAAGGGCCGAAGTTAAAGCACACGGCACAAGGCTTCGAACTGACGTTCGGCGTCAATCATCTTGGTAGCTTTGCGCTCACTGCGCTCATGTTGCCCAAGCTCACGGAAACATCCGGGTCGCGCATCGTTGTCACGAGCAGCGGTCTGCACAAGGACGCGAAGATCGAGTGGGACGATCTTAATGCGGAGAAGAGCTACAAATGGATGCCTCGCTATGCAGCCAGCAAGCTCGCGAATCTGCTTTTTATCTTTGAGTTGGATAGGCGACTGCGAGCGGCGGGCACACCTGTTACGGCGGTAGCCTGCCATCCGGGTCTTGCTGGAACCAGCCTTGCGCGCGATAGCTGGTGGGGCAACATCGCCATGTCATTGATCGGCCTGTGTTTCAACACGCCGGCTCAGGGCGCGTGGGGTGCATTGCAAGCGGCGACCGGACAAATAAAGTCCGGCGGCTATTACGGACCGACGAAAATTTCCGGATTGCGAGGCCCCTCTGGCGAATGCACTCCGTCTCAGGACGCGCGAAATCCGGAACTCGCAAGACGACTGTGGGATGTATCGGTTCAACTGACCGGAATCGATGCCGAACTACCTTCAAATTCATAG
- a CDS encoding cupin domain-containing protein yields the protein MKVQQIKQAIELGGLEDWGTAALPDQEGVRLSGKQYVIAGSEAVDTGVFECSPGTYRRVVQQAEVMHLLSGSGSFTPDGESAIHFRGGDTLFFEANTEGVWQVDETMRKIYVIL from the coding sequence ATGAAAGTACAGCAGATCAAACAGGCGATCGAACTCGGCGGGCTTGAAGACTGGGGCACCGCCGCTCTTCCAGATCAGGAAGGGGTGCGCCTATCGGGCAAGCAATACGTGATTGCAGGCAGCGAGGCAGTCGATACCGGCGTGTTCGAATGCTCGCCCGGCACCTATCGGCGCGTGGTCCAACAGGCGGAAGTGATGCATCTGCTGTCCGGCTCGGGGTCGTTCACCCCAGACGGAGAAAGCGCCATCCACTTTCGCGGCGGCGATACGCTGTTTTTCGAGGCCAATACCGAAGGCGTGTGGCAAGTCGACGAAACGATGCGCAAGATCTACGTCATTCTCTGA